The Budorcas taxicolor isolate Tak-1 chromosome 5, Takin1.1, whole genome shotgun sequence genome includes a window with the following:
- the CSRNP2 gene encoding cysteine/serine-rich nuclear protein 2, translating to MDAFTGSGLKRKFDDVDVGSSVSNSDDEISSSDSADSCDSLNPPTSASFTPTSILKRQKQLRRKSVRFDQVTVYYFARRQGFTSVPSQGGSSLGMAQRHNSVRSYTLCEFAQEQEVNHREILREHLKEEKLHAKKMKLTKNGTVESVEADGLTLDDVSDEDIDVENVEVDDYFFLQPLPTKRRRALLRASGVHRIDAEEKQELRAIRLSREECGCDCRLYCDPEACACSQAGIKCQVDRMSFPCGCSRDGCGNMAGRIEFNPIRVRTHYLHTIMKLELESKRQVSRPPAPDEEPSPTTSCSLAAAQGAETQDFQEFIAENETAVMHLQSAEELERLKAEEDSSGSSASLDSGIESLGVCILEEPLAVPEELCPGLTAPILIQAQLPPGSSVLCFAENSDHPTASAVNSPSYLNSGPLVYYQVEQRPVLGVKGEPGTEEGPPSFPKEKDLNVFSLPVTSLVACGPTDPAALCKSEVGKTATLEALVPEDCNPKEPGSEDCRPSWSPSSLPMCTDREEGCAVEKTPPQSADRPPEEPALELPLAV from the exons ATGGATGCATTCACGGGCTCGGGTCTCAAGAGAAAGTTTGATGATGTGGATGTGGGCTCGTCAGTTTCCAACTCCGATGATGAGATCTCCAGCAGTGACAGTGCCGACAGCTGCGACAGCCTCAATCCTCCTACGTCTGCCAGCTTCACAC CCACATCCATCTTGAAGCGGCAGAAGCAGCTGCGGAGGAAAAGTGTGCGATTTGACCAGGTGACTGTGTACTACTTTGCTCGGCGCCAGGGTTTTACCAGTGTGCCCAGCCAGGGCGGCAGCTCTCTGGGCATGGCCCAGCGCCATAACTCTGTACGCAGCTACACACTCTGTGAGTTTGCTCAGGAGCAGGAGGTGAACCATCGGGAGATTCTTCGTGAACACTTGAAGGAGGAGAAACTGCATGCCAAGAAGATGAAG CTGACCAAGAACGGAACGGTGGAGTCAGTGGAGGCCGACGGCCTGACGCTGGACGATGTTTCAGATGAAGACATCGATGTGGAAAATGTGGAGGTGGATGATTACTTCTTCCTGCAGCCTCTGCCCACCAAGCGGCGACGCGCCCTGTTGCGGGCTTCTGGGGTCCACCGCATCGATGCTGAAGAGAAGCAAGAACTTCGAGCCATCCGCCTGTCGCGGGAAGAGTGTGGCTGTGACTGTCGACTGTATTGTGATCCAGAAGCATGTGCCTGCAGCCAGGCTGGGATTAAGTGCCAG GTGGATCGCATGTCCTTTCCATGTGGCTGCTCCCGGGATGGCTGTGGCAACATGGCTGGGCGCATTGAATTCAATCCAATCCGGGTCCGGACTCATTACCTCCACACCATCATGAAGCTGGAGCTGGAGAGCAAGCGGCAGGTGAGCCGCCCGCCAGCCCCAGATGAGGAGCCCTCTCCCACCACCAGCTGCAGCCTGGCAGCAGCACAGGGTGCGGAAACACAGGACTTCCAGGAGTTCATTGCCGAGAACGAGACGGCGGTGATGCACCTGCAGAGCGCGGAGGAACTGGAGCGGCTCAAGGCGGAGGAGGACTCCAGCGGCTCCAGCGCCAGCCTGGACTCCGGCATCGAGAGCCTGGGCGTGTGCATCCTGGAGGAGCCCCTGGCCGTCCCGGAAGAGCTGTGCCCGGGCCTCACTGCCCCCATTCTCATCCAGGCTCAGCTGCCCCCGGGCTCCTCCGTGCTGTGTTTTGCTGAGAACTCGGACCACCCGACCGCCTCTGCCGTGAACAGCCCATCCTATTTGAACAGTGGGCCCCTGGTCTACTACCAGGTGGAGCAGAGGCCAGTCCTGGGGGTGAAAGGAGAGCCTGGGACGGAAGAAGGCCCACCCTCCTTCCCCAAGGAAAAGGATCTGAATGTCTTCTCTCTCCCTGTTACCTCACTGGTGGCTTGTGGCCCCACAGACCCAGCTGCCCTCTGTAAATCAGAGGTGGGGAAAACAGCCACTCTAGAAGCACTCGTGCCCGAAGATTGTAACCCCAAGGAGCCTGGGAGCGAAGACTGTCGCCCCTCCTGGTCCCCCTCAAGCCTCCCCATGTGCACGGACAGGGAAGAGGGCTGTGCAGTGGAGAAGACCCCGCCGCAGAGTGCGGACAGGCCCCCGGAGGAGCCTGCCCTGGAGCTCCCTCTGGCAGTGTGA
- the LETMD1 gene encoding LETM1 domain-containing protein 1, translating into MALSRVCWARAALWGSAVPPGLYVVRRLQFVRSGLTWGAPRSSKLHLSPKADVKSLISYVVTKTKVINGKYHRFLGRHFPRFYVLYTIFMKGLQMLWADAKKARRIKTNMWKHNIKFHQLPYREMEHLRQFRRDVTKCLFLGILSIPPFANYLVFLLMYLFPRQLLIQHFWTPKQQIDFLDIYHALRKQSHPAILCYLEKVVPLISDAGLQWHMTELCTKMQRGTHPAVHDILALRECFANHPLGVDQLRALQMKALSRAMLLTPYLPSVLLRHRLKTHTTVIHQLDKALAKLGVGQLTAQEVKSACYLRGLNSTHIAEERCRTWLGEWLQISCSLKETELSLLLHNVVLLSINYVGSRR; encoded by the exons ATGGCGCTGTCCAGAGTGTGTTGGGCTCGGGCTGCTTTGTGGGGTTCGGCGGTGCCCCCTGGACTATATGTCGTCCGAAGGCTGCAGTTTGTTCGCTCTGGCCTGACCTGGGGGGCCCCTCG gtcttcaaagctTCATCTTTCTCCAAAGGCAGATGTGAAGAGCTTGATCTCTTATGTGGTGACCAAGACAAAAGTGATTAACGGGAAATACCATCGTTTCTTGGGTCGTCATTTCCCCCGCTTCTATGTCCTGTATACAATCTTCATGAAAG GATTGCAGATGTTATGGGCCGATGCCAAAAAGGCTAGAAGAATAAAGACAAATATGTGGAAGCATAATATAAAGTTTCATCAACTTCCATACCGGGAGATGGAGCATTTGAGACAG TTTCGTCGAGACGTCACCAAGTGTCTTTTCCTAGGTATTCTTTCCATTCCACCTTTTGCCAACTACCTGGTCTTCTTGCTAAT gTACCTGTTTCCTAGGCAACTGCTGATCCAACATTTCTGGACCCCAAAGCAACAAATTGATTTCTTAGATATCTATCATGCTCTCCGGAAGCAGTCCCACCCAGCAATCCTTTGTTATTTAGAAAAAGTTGTCCCTCTCATTTCTGATGCAGGACTCCAGTGGCATATGACAGAGTTGTGCACCAAG ATGCAACGTGGTACCCATCCAGCAGTACATGATATCCTGGCTCTGAGAGAGTGTTTCGCTAACCATCCTCTGGGCGTGGACCAGCTCCGTGCTTTGCAGATG AAAGCCTTGAGTCGAGCCATGCTTCTCACACCTTATCTGCCTTCTGTCTTATTGAGACACCGTTTAAAGACTCACACCACTGTAATCCACCAACTGGACAAGGCTTTGGCAAAGCTGGGGGTTGGCCAGCTGACTGCTCAGGAGGTGAAGTCG GCTTGTTATCTTCGTGGCCTGAATTCCACCCATATTGCTGAAGAGAGGTGTCGAACTTGGCTGGGAGAATGGCTACAGATTTCCTGCAGCCTGAAAG AAACTGAGCTGTCCCTCTTGCTACACAACGTGGTCCTGCTTTCCATCAACTACGTTGGGTCAAGGCGCTGA